The following proteins are encoded in a genomic region of Kosakonia oryzae:
- the lolC gene encoding lipoprotein-releasing ABC transporter permease subunit LolC → MYQPVTLFIGLRYMRGRAADRFGRFVSWLSTIGITLGVMALVTVLSVMNGFERELQNNILGLMPQATLTTQNGSLNPQQLPASAVKLQGVTRIAPLTTGDVVLQSARSVAVGVMLGIDPAQNDPLTPYLVNVKQSDLQAGKYNIILGEQLAGQLGVNRGDQIRVMVPSASQFTPMGRLPSQRLFTVIGTFAANSEVDEYQMLVNIDDASRLMRYPAGNITGWRLWLNEPLKVDVLSQQTLPQGTKWQDWRDRKGELFQAVSMEKNMMGLLLSLIVAVAAFNIITSLGLMVMEKQGEVAILQTQGLTPRQIMAVFMVQGASAGIIGALLGAVLGALLASQLNNLMPIIGALLDGAALPVAIEPLQVVGIALVAMAIALLSTLYPSWRAAATQPAEALRYE, encoded by the coding sequence ATGTACCAGCCTGTCACTCTTTTCATAGGTCTGCGCTATATGCGTGGACGCGCTGCGGACCGCTTTGGCCGCTTTGTTTCCTGGCTATCCACCATTGGCATCACGCTCGGCGTCATGGCGCTGGTGACCGTGTTATCGGTAATGAATGGTTTCGAACGCGAGCTGCAAAACAACATTCTTGGGTTAATGCCGCAGGCCACGCTCACCACGCAAAACGGCTCTCTCAATCCGCAACAACTTCCCGCCAGTGCCGTGAAATTGCAGGGCGTAACGCGTATTGCGCCGCTGACTACCGGCGATGTCGTACTGCAAAGCGCGCGCAGCGTGGCGGTCGGCGTAATGCTGGGGATCGATCCGGCGCAAAACGATCCGCTGACGCCGTATCTGGTGAACGTTAAGCAGAGCGACCTGCAAGCGGGCAAATACAACATCATCCTCGGCGAGCAACTGGCCGGGCAATTAGGCGTTAATCGTGGCGATCAGATCCGCGTGATGGTGCCCTCCGCCAGCCAGTTCACTCCGATGGGGCGTCTGCCGAGCCAGCGTTTGTTCACCGTGATCGGCACTTTCGCCGCCAACAGTGAAGTGGATGAATATCAAATGCTGGTGAATATTGACGATGCGTCGCGGTTGATGCGTTATCCGGCGGGTAATATTACCGGCTGGCGCTTGTGGCTCAACGAGCCGCTGAAAGTGGACGTCCTGAGCCAACAAACGCTGCCGCAAGGCACAAAATGGCAGGACTGGCGCGATCGCAAAGGCGAATTGTTCCAGGCTGTGAGCATGGAAAAGAATATGATGGGGCTGCTGCTGAGCCTGATCGTCGCCGTTGCGGCGTTTAATATCATCACTTCGCTGGGCCTGATGGTGATGGAGAAACAGGGCGAGGTGGCGATCCTGCAAACTCAGGGGCTGACGCCGCGCCAGATTATGGCGGTCTTTATGGTGCAGGGCGCCAGCGCCGGGATCATCGGCGCGCTGCTTGGCGCCGTGCTTGGTGCGCTACTCGCCAGCCAGCTCAATAACCTGATGCCGATTATCGGTGCGCTGCTCGACGGCGCGGCGCTGCCGGTGGCGATTGAGCCGCTGCAGGTCGTGGGTATTGCGCTGGTGGCGATGGCCATCGCGCTGCTTTCAACGCTTTATCCTTCCTGGCGCGCTGCCGCCACTCAACCCGCTGAGGCTTTACGTTATGAATAA
- the lolD gene encoding lipoprotein-releasing ABC transporter ATP-binding protein LolD: MNKILLQCDNLCKRYQEGSVQTDVLHNVSFSMGEGELMAIVGSSGSGKSTLLHLLGGLDTPTSGDVIFRDRPMSSLSSAAKAELRNRELGFIYQFHHLLPDFTALENVAMPLLIGKKKPAEIDARAREMLRAVGLEHRASHRPSELSGGERQRVAIARALVNNPRLVLADEPTGNLDARNADSIFALLGELNQLQGTAFLVVTHDLQLAKRMNRQLEMRDGHLSADVTLMGAD, encoded by the coding sequence ATGAATAAGATCCTGTTGCAATGCGACAACCTGTGCAAACGCTATCAGGAAGGCAGTGTGCAAACCGACGTGCTGCACAATGTCAGCTTTAGTATGGGCGAAGGGGAGTTGATGGCGATCGTCGGCAGCTCCGGTTCCGGGAAGAGTACGCTGCTGCACCTGCTGGGCGGGCTGGATACGCCGACCTCCGGCGATGTGATTTTCCGCGATCGGCCGATGAGCTCACTCTCGTCGGCGGCGAAAGCAGAGTTGCGCAACCGCGAACTCGGCTTTATTTACCAGTTTCACCATCTGCTGCCCGATTTTACCGCGCTGGAAAACGTCGCTATGCCGCTACTGATCGGGAAAAAGAAACCGGCGGAAATTGATGCCCGCGCGCGGGAAATGCTGCGTGCCGTTGGGCTGGAACATCGCGCCAGTCATCGTCCTTCTGAGCTTTCCGGCGGTGAGCGCCAGCGTGTCGCTATTGCGCGCGCGCTGGTGAACAACCCGCGGCTGGTGCTGGCGGATGAACCGACCGGTAACCTCGATGCCCGCAACGCCGACAGTATCTTTGCGTTGCTGGGGGAGCTGAATCAGCTGCAGGGCACCGCTTTTCTGGTGGTGACGCACGATCTGCAACTGGCGAAGCGCATGAATCGCCAGCTGGAGATGCGCGACGGTCATCTGAGCGCCGATGTGACGCTGATGGGGGCAGATTAA
- a CDS encoding acyltransferase family protein yields MKQKALWLNQIKGLCICLVVIYHSVITFYPHLNVFQHPWSQTLSKCWVYFNLYLAPFRMPVFFFISGYLIRRYIDEVPWKETIDKRIWNIVYVLALWGVLQWAGLSQLNAWLAPERDLTNAANAAYADSWVEFLQGMLTASTSLWYLYALVVYFTLCKLLSRWKVPMLALTILGSLAINYLPLPWWGMNSVVRNMIFYSLGAWYGASLMEWVKTVQIRRYGVLFALAIVVAFGLWMFAMPLPLCLLSIVAIMRLFWELEQRFPPSEKSLLNVVGSNTLAIYTTHRILIEGFSLALIKPLNAGVWPPQAELALLLVYPFATLLICTLFGLLVRKLSSALFGDLFFTPPTKLLQPVAAR; encoded by the coding sequence GTGAAACAAAAAGCTTTGTGGCTAAACCAAATTAAAGGGTTATGTATTTGTCTGGTCGTGATTTACCACTCCGTGATTACCTTCTATCCGCATCTCAATGTGTTCCAGCATCCGTGGTCGCAAACACTGTCGAAGTGCTGGGTCTACTTCAATCTTTACCTCGCACCTTTTCGCATGCCGGTGTTCTTTTTTATCTCCGGCTATTTGATCCGCCGCTATATCGATGAGGTGCCATGGAAAGAAACCATCGATAAGCGCATCTGGAATATTGTGTATGTGCTGGCACTGTGGGGTGTGTTGCAGTGGGCGGGTTTAAGCCAGCTTAATGCATGGCTGGCACCGGAGCGCGATCTGACCAACGCCGCGAATGCCGCTTATGCGGATAGCTGGGTTGAGTTTTTACAGGGGATGCTCACCGCCAGCACCAGCCTGTGGTATCTGTATGCGCTGGTGGTCTACTTCACTCTGTGCAAACTACTGAGCCGCTGGAAGGTGCCGATGCTGGCGCTGACTATCCTGGGCAGTCTGGCGATCAATTATCTGCCGCTGCCGTGGTGGGGAATGAACAGCGTTGTACGCAATATGATTTTCTACTCGCTGGGTGCCTGGTATGGCGCAAGCCTGATGGAGTGGGTCAAAACCGTGCAAATTCGCCGTTACGGCGTGCTGTTTGCCCTCGCGATAGTTGTGGCCTTCGGCCTGTGGATGTTTGCGATGCCGTTGCCGCTCTGCTTGCTCTCGATCGTTGCCATTATGCGGCTGTTCTGGGAACTGGAGCAGCGTTTCCCACCGAGTGAAAAGAGCCTGTTGAATGTGGTGGGCAGCAATACGCTGGCAATTTATACCACTCACCGCATTCTGATTGAGGGATTCAGCCTGGCGCTGATCAAACCGCTGAATGCCGGCGTCTGGCCGCCGCAAGCCGAGCTGGCGCTGCTGCTGGTCTATCCGTTTGCGACGTTGCTTATCTGTACGCTGTTTGGATTGCTGGTGCGCAAGCTCTCCAGCGCTCTGTTCGGCGATCTCTTTTTCACCCCGCCGACAAAACTCCTCCAGCCCGTCGCCGCACGCTGA